From the Saimiri boliviensis isolate mSaiBol1 chromosome X, mSaiBol1.pri, whole genome shotgun sequence genome, one window contains:
- the LOC101035045 gene encoding 5-hydroxyisourate hydrolase-like isoform X1, whose product MSSGAAPRLLRLQRHLGLQEGSSMEPLGSPLTTHVLDTASGVPARGLCLCLSRLEDHSQQWMELRTRHPEASTMVTPSTASPGLCWDSQPGLRAPSPSASMGPCPLPQTQAPRALPSYTDPDGRCPGLLTWDQMKAGTYKLTFDTTAYWRKRGQESFYPYVEVVFTIPSEAQKFHVPLLLSPWSYTTYRGS is encoded by the exons ATGAGCTCCGGGGCCGCCCCGCGACTGCTGCGGCTCCAGCGACACCTGGGCCTCCAGGAG GGCAGCAGCATGGAGCCTCTGGGCAGCCCACTGACCACCCATGTGCTGGATACCGCCTCCGGGGTCCCAGCCAGGGGCCTCTGCCTCTGCTTGTCCCGGCTGGAGGACCACAGCCAGCAGTGGATGGAGCTGAGGACTAG ACACCCTGAGGCCAGCACCATGGTTACTCCTTCTACAGCAAGCCCAGGTCTGTGCTGGGATTCCCAGCCAGGCCTGAGGGCACCAAGTCCCTCGGCCTCCATGGGGCCTTGCCCACTGCCCCAGACACAGGCTCCACGGGCACTTCCCAG CTACACAGACCCAGATGGCCGCTGCCCTGGACTCCTGACGTGGGACCAGATGAAGGCAGGCACCTACAAGCTCACCTTCGACACTACAGCCTACTGGAGGAAGAGGGGGCAGGAAAGCTTCTACCCATACGTGGAG GTTGTTTTCACCATCCCCAGCGAGGCCCAGAAGTTCCACGTGCCCCTGCTGCTGAGCCCCTGGTCCTATACCACCTACCGAGGGAGCTAG
- the LOC101035045 gene encoding 5-hydroxyisourate hydrolase-like isoform X2 yields the protein MSSGAAPRLLRLQRHLGLQEGSSMEPLGSPLTTHVLDTASGVPARGLCLCLSRLEDHSQQWMELRTSYTDPDGRCPGLLTWDQMKAGTYKLTFDTTAYWRKRGQESFYPYVEVVFTIPSEAQKFHVPLLLSPWSYTTYRGS from the exons ATGAGCTCCGGGGCCGCCCCGCGACTGCTGCGGCTCCAGCGACACCTGGGCCTCCAGGAG GGCAGCAGCATGGAGCCTCTGGGCAGCCCACTGACCACCCATGTGCTGGATACCGCCTCCGGGGTCCCAGCCAGGGGCCTCTGCCTCTGCTTGTCCCGGCTGGAGGACCACAGCCAGCAGTGGATGGAGCTGAGGACTAG CTACACAGACCCAGATGGCCGCTGCCCTGGACTCCTGACGTGGGACCAGATGAAGGCAGGCACCTACAAGCTCACCTTCGACACTACAGCCTACTGGAGGAAGAGGGGGCAGGAAAGCTTCTACCCATACGTGGAG GTTGTTTTCACCATCCCCAGCGAGGCCCAGAAGTTCCACGTGCCCCTGCTGCTGAGCCCCTGGTCCTATACCACCTACCGAGGGAGCTAG